In a genomic window of Paraburkholderia phenazinium:
- a CDS encoding NAD-dependent epimerase/dehydratase family protein, giving the protein MSECLFLAGATGAIGRRVAPLFVAAGWRVVGTTRAPEKARLLRELGVEPVVVDVFDALALHDALAAARPQVVVHQLTDLPPGLDPARMAEAAQRNARIRDEGTRNLVAAAVAAGARRLLAQSIGWAYAEGPLPHAEDDPLDTDFDGPRGVTLRGVASLERQVLEAPLDAIVLRYGRLYGPGTGFDAAAGAAPIHIDAAAHATALALARGTPGIYNIAEDDGTLACDKAQRVLGWSAGSVVAQ; this is encoded by the coding sequence ATGTCCGAATGTCTGTTTCTTGCCGGAGCCACGGGCGCCATCGGGCGCCGGGTTGCGCCGCTGTTCGTTGCGGCCGGCTGGCGCGTGGTGGGCACCACACGTGCGCCGGAGAAGGCGCGTTTGCTGCGCGAGCTGGGCGTGGAACCGGTGGTCGTGGACGTGTTCGATGCGTTGGCGCTGCATGACGCGCTGGCGGCCGCACGGCCCCAGGTGGTGGTGCATCAACTAACGGATCTGCCGCCGGGTCTCGACCCCGCCCGCATGGCCGAAGCGGCACAGCGCAATGCGCGCATTCGCGACGAGGGCACGCGCAATCTGGTGGCCGCTGCGGTGGCGGCAGGGGCGCGGCGCCTGCTGGCGCAAAGCATCGGCTGGGCCTATGCGGAGGGTCCTTTGCCGCACGCCGAAGACGATCCGCTCGATACGGATTTCGACGGTCCACGCGGCGTCACGCTGCGCGGCGTGGCGAGCCTCGAGCGCCAGGTGCTCGAGGCGCCGCTGGACGCCATCGTGCTGCGCTATGGGCGGCTCTATGGTCCGGGCACCGGGTTCGATGCGGCGGCAGGCGCCGCGCCGATCCACATCGACGCGGCCGCGCACGCCACGGCACTCGCGTTGGCGCGTGGTACACCCGGCATCTACAACATCGCCGAAGACGATGGCACGCTAGCCTGCGACAAGGCGCAACGCGTGCTGGGCTGGAGCGCCGGCAGCGTGGTGGCGCAGTAG
- a CDS encoding ABC transporter ATP-binding protein/permease, whose product MKRIAARPLFWLAALLAAYLCAPFIASVPQLGAADWASVDWHATWSAVGVSAASASVASLVILLGGVPLGYFLARSNSRKVAVLGFVVQLPLALPPLTSGVLLLFLLGPYSGIGRLTGGTLTDSFAGIVLAETFVAAPFLIIAAKSAFAAVDPVFDDVAATLGHHAGSRFFRVILPAAWPAIRAGLALAWLRAFGEFGATVMVAYHPYSLPVYTYVVFGGQGLPAMMPLLLPTLTIAIVCAALSLYSRRQSGAIEPENGDEAVQPVGQPPAAEAVPLRLAFRLTRHLGAFDLDIAWAPATRRLAIIGPSGSGKSLALRLIAGLEPNESGSVRLGTTDLDALPPERRQIGYMPQDYGLFPHMTVARQLTFPVDADAASARYWLDHLGLATLVGRVPHQLSFGQRQRVALARALTRHSQLLLFDEPFAALDTPRRRRLQQSLRALQREIAAVTILVTHDPDEAALLADEVLVIETGRVLQAGPIDTVYEQPATMRVAELLGLHNVGEGVMREDGVLEIGDGLRVKTSATAAHSIAAGRRVMWRVSSHALVVAPDGPHLGTIDAIELRRGERYIRVEIGGAFFDIASEDTRLRLGSQHRFAIASAGVSVWAVEAAQA is encoded by the coding sequence ATGAAGCGCATCGCGGCCCGGCCGCTTTTCTGGCTGGCCGCGTTGCTCGCGGCGTATCTGTGTGCGCCGTTCATCGCCAGCGTGCCCCAGCTCGGCGCGGCCGACTGGGCCAGCGTCGACTGGCACGCCACCTGGTCGGCAGTGGGCGTCTCCGCGGCGAGCGCGAGCGTCGCCTCGCTGGTGATCCTGCTGGGCGGCGTGCCGCTCGGCTATTTTCTGGCGCGCTCCAACTCGCGCAAGGTCGCGGTGCTCGGCTTTGTCGTGCAGTTGCCGCTCGCGCTGCCGCCGCTCACGAGCGGCGTGCTGCTGCTGTTTCTGCTCGGACCGTATAGCGGCATTGGCCGCCTGACGGGCGGCACGCTGACCGACTCGTTTGCCGGCATCGTGCTCGCGGAGACCTTCGTCGCCGCACCGTTCCTGATCATCGCGGCGAAGTCGGCGTTTGCCGCTGTCGATCCGGTCTTCGACGACGTCGCCGCCACGCTCGGCCATCATGCTGGCAGCCGGTTTTTTCGCGTCATCCTTCCCGCGGCGTGGCCGGCCATACGCGCAGGACTTGCACTGGCGTGGCTGCGTGCCTTCGGCGAATTCGGCGCAACCGTGATGGTGGCGTATCACCCGTATTCGCTGCCGGTTTATACCTACGTCGTGTTCGGCGGCCAGGGCTTGCCGGCCATGATGCCCTTGCTGCTGCCCACGCTGACCATCGCGATTGTTTGCGCCGCGTTGTCGCTGTACAGCCGGCGCCAGAGCGGCGCGATCGAACCTGAAAACGGCGACGAGGCCGTCCAGCCCGTCGGCCAGCCGCCGGCCGCCGAAGCCGTTCCACTACGGCTCGCCTTCCGGTTGACCCGCCATCTCGGCGCCTTCGATCTCGACATTGCCTGGGCGCCGGCCACCCGGCGTCTCGCCATCATCGGGCCGTCGGGCTCCGGCAAATCGCTGGCGCTGCGTCTGATCGCGGGACTCGAGCCCAACGAAAGCGGCTCGGTTCGCCTCGGCACGACGGATCTGGATGCGTTGCCGCCCGAGCGGCGCCAGATCGGCTACATGCCGCAGGACTACGGCCTGTTTCCGCATATGACGGTCGCTCGGCAACTGACCTTTCCGGTGGATGCGGACGCGGCCAGCGCGCGCTATTGGCTCGACCATCTGGGCCTCGCCACACTGGTCGGGCGGGTGCCGCATCAGCTCTCGTTCGGTCAGCGTCAGCGCGTGGCGCTTGCGCGGGCCTTGACGCGCCACAGTCAGCTCCTGCTGTTCGACGAGCCGTTCGCCGCGCTCGATACGCCGCGCCGCCGGCGTTTGCAGCAGTCGTTGCGCGCCTTGCAGCGCGAGATCGCCGCGGTGACGATTCTCGTCACGCACGATCCCGACGAAGCCGCGCTGCTCGCCGACGAAGTGCTGGTGATCGAAACCGGACGCGTGCTGCAGGCGGGTCCGATCGATACGGTCTACGAACAGCCCGCGACGATGCGGGTCGCGGAACTGCTCGGTCTGCACAACGTCGGCGAAGGGGTGATGCGCGAGGACGGCGTGCTCGAAATCGGCGACGGTCTGCGGGTGAAGACAAGCGCGACGGCCGCGCATTCGATCGCCGCCGGCCGGCGGGTGATGTGGCGCGTGTCGTCGCACGCGCTGGTGGTGGCGCCTGACGGTCCTCACCTGGGCACCATCGACGCCATCGAACTGCGGCGCGGCGAGCGTTATATCCGTGTGGAGATAGGCGGTGCGTTCTTCGATATCGCCAGCGAGGACACCCGTTTGCGCCTGGGCTCGCAACACCGGTTTGCGATTGCTTCGGCCGGGGTGTCGGTGTGGGCGGTTGAAGCCGCCCAGGCTTGA
- a CDS encoding extracellular solute-binding protein, whose translation MIRKLLASFTIVASMAAATPSFAQDNTVNVLYAGSLVNLMERSVGPAFEKSTGLQFRGYAAGSNKIANEIKGKLRRGDVFISASPKVNQSLMGAENGDHVSWYVNFAESPLMIGYNPKSKFAADFKTKRWEQVLQEPGIRIGRTDPKLDPKGAFTVEMMTKAAELYHQPDLVEKTLGDAENPAQVLPEETLVGRLQSGQLDAGFFYSTETSDLKIPAFQPAPELAAKASYTLTILSDAPNNAGAARFVDFLLSEQGRALLKQHGVDVIKPVVTGNGQAVPPSVQAVIDAAQ comes from the coding sequence ATGATTCGCAAGCTGCTCGCATCTTTCACAATAGTCGCCAGCATGGCGGCCGCCACCCCCAGTTTCGCCCAGGACAACACCGTCAACGTGCTGTACGCCGGCTCGCTGGTCAACCTGATGGAGCGCAGCGTCGGACCCGCTTTCGAGAAATCCACCGGTCTGCAGTTCCGCGGCTACGCGGCGGGTTCGAACAAGATCGCCAACGAAATCAAGGGCAAGCTGCGCCGTGGCGACGTGTTCATCAGCGCAAGTCCGAAGGTCAACCAGAGCCTGATGGGCGCCGAGAACGGCGACCATGTGAGCTGGTACGTCAACTTCGCCGAGTCGCCGTTGATGATCGGCTACAACCCGAAGAGCAAGTTCGCCGCCGACTTCAAGACGAAGCGCTGGGAGCAGGTGCTGCAAGAGCCGGGTATCCGTATCGGCCGCACGGATCCGAAGCTCGATCCGAAGGGCGCGTTCACGGTTGAAATGATGACGAAGGCAGCCGAGCTCTACCATCAACCGGATCTCGTCGAAAAGACGCTTGGCGACGCGGAGAATCCCGCTCAGGTATTGCCTGAAGAAACGCTCGTCGGACGCCTGCAATCGGGCCAGCTCGACGCCGGCTTCTTCTACTCCACCGAAACGTCGGACCTGAAGATCCCCGCGTTCCAGCCCGCTCCCGAACTGGCGGCCAAGGCCAGCTACACGCTGACGATCCTCAGCGACGCGCCGAACAACGCAGGCGCCGCGCGCTTCGTCGATTTCCTGCTGAGCGAGCAAGGTCGCGCGCTGTTGAAGCAGCATGGCGTGGACGTGATCAAGCCTGTTGTCACCGGCAATGGGCAGGCGGTTCCGCCCTCGGTGCAGGCCGTGATCGACGCAGCGCAGTAA
- a CDS encoding molybdopterin-dependent oxidoreductase, translating into MNLGVGPAPLVPEAAAGDFVLTGHVLRPLSLSVEQLRGYSSMLAAPFDLRCFTTNRYIRRVGRYRGVGLTDLISEAGLRNDAPGDFKRMVFVAAAHDGYAVTFSWHELFNTPVGASALIAYECDGEPLSVEDGAPVLFSGADIMAAPRHVKRLRRIDVQVLRPL; encoded by the coding sequence ATGAATCTGGGCGTCGGACCGGCGCCCCTGGTGCCCGAGGCGGCCGCCGGCGATTTCGTCCTGACCGGCCATGTGCTGCGTCCGTTGTCCTTATCCGTGGAACAGCTGCGCGGCTACAGCAGCATGCTGGCCGCGCCGTTCGACCTGCGCTGCTTTACGACCAACCGCTATATTCGCCGTGTGGGCCGGTACCGTGGCGTGGGCCTGACCGACCTGATCTCGGAGGCCGGTTTGCGTAACGATGCGCCGGGCGATTTCAAGCGGATGGTGTTCGTCGCCGCCGCGCACGACGGCTATGCGGTGACCTTCTCGTGGCACGAACTGTTCAATACGCCGGTGGGTGCGAGCGCGCTGATCGCCTATGAATGCGACGGCGAGCCCTTGAGCGTCGAAGACGGCGCGCCGGTCCTGTTTTCCGGCGCGGACATCATGGCGGCGCCGCGGCATGTCAAGCGGCTGAGGCGGATCGACGTGCAGGTGCTGCGCCCGCTGTAG
- a CDS encoding winged helix-turn-helix domain-containing protein produces MRIRKGDTVALGPGKVELLEAVREHGSISAAARSLDMSYRRAWLLIDELNQSLKSPATVSEQGGQSGGGCVLTQVGENIVRLYRGVEAQAEAACAKQIDELIRLIRA; encoded by the coding sequence ATGCGCATTCGCAAGGGCGATACCGTGGCGCTCGGACCGGGCAAGGTCGAATTGCTCGAAGCGGTGCGCGAGCACGGTTCGATCTCGGCTGCGGCGCGCAGTCTCGACATGTCGTACCGGCGTGCCTGGTTGCTGATCGACGAGTTGAACCAGTCGCTCAAGTCGCCGGCGACAGTGTCGGAACAGGGCGGGCAGAGCGGCGGCGGCTGCGTGCTGACGCAGGTCGGCGAGAACATCGTGCGTCTCTATCGCGGTGTCGAGGCGCAAGCCGAAGCGGCCTGTGCCAAACAGATCGACGAGCTGATCCGGTTGATCCGGGCCTGA
- a CDS encoding DUF2325 domain-containing protein encodes MQAPPFRLARTADASRADDSAGTRLRAADACCAPPSAAQLAGSKRRTRLAELDPHLHCSVIGTCLSTHELRKLVPRFTDLDRQQASDLEIHHAAVELAIAGGAGGKALHKALDERYAGAIRRFEQARDEEAVLALWNESLKNGDIPPAYWALMTHPYATMPVRQAAFGELHMLSHLVGAANRADIRRLVALEEENAALRDKIERQQSRLHEISTQRDAVTAQLSEQIVKLTAQASRQGSNDTAGLADEVKALQEKLAEADQRLALHTSRREAAEQRALQEQETAEALRESRDQALDLLKTVQAECHALERATLDALDRPDARRAGLADVAGKRVVYVGGRPGSNAALKALVASAGGELVVHDGGVEDRKGLLAAALPGADLVVFPVDCIDHDSMNMLKRVCERHQVDYHPLRTASVASFIDLFSRLQSDRSAAQNAAASARPPSAFCLRHG; translated from the coding sequence ATGCAAGCTCCCCCATTTCGCCTCGCCCGAACCGCCGACGCCAGCCGCGCCGACGATAGCGCCGGCACCCGTCTGCGCGCGGCCGACGCCTGCTGCGCGCCGCCCTCCGCCGCGCAACTCGCCGGCTCGAAGCGCCGCACCCGGCTGGCGGAGCTCGATCCCCATCTGCATTGCTCGGTCATCGGAACCTGCCTCAGCACGCACGAATTGCGCAAGCTGGTGCCGCGCTTCACCGATCTCGATCGCCAGCAGGCCAGCGACCTGGAGATTCACCACGCCGCGGTCGAACTCGCCATTGCGGGCGGCGCGGGCGGCAAGGCGCTGCACAAGGCGCTCGACGAACGCTATGCCGGCGCCATCCGCCGCTTCGAGCAGGCGCGCGATGAAGAGGCGGTGCTGGCGCTGTGGAACGAGTCGCTCAAGAACGGCGACATTCCACCGGCCTACTGGGCGCTGATGACCCACCCGTACGCCACGATGCCGGTTCGTCAGGCGGCCTTCGGCGAACTGCATATGCTGTCGCACCTGGTGGGCGCGGCGAATCGCGCGGACATCCGGCGCCTCGTGGCGCTCGAAGAGGAAAACGCCGCGCTGCGGGACAAGATTGAGCGGCAACAGAGCCGCCTGCATGAGATCAGCACGCAGCGCGATGCGGTCACCGCGCAGCTAAGCGAACAGATCGTCAAACTGACGGCCCAGGCGAGCCGCCAGGGGTCGAACGACACCGCCGGCCTCGCGGATGAGGTCAAGGCCTTGCAGGAGAAACTCGCGGAAGCCGACCAGCGGCTCGCGCTGCACACGAGCCGCCGCGAAGCCGCGGAACAGCGCGCGCTGCAGGAGCAGGAAACGGCCGAGGCGCTGCGCGAGAGCCGCGATCAGGCGCTCGACTTGCTGAAGACGGTTCAGGCGGAATGCCATGCGCTCGAGCGGGCGACGCTCGATGCGCTGGATCGGCCGGACGCGCGCCGTGCGGGACTCGCGGATGTGGCGGGCAAGCGGGTGGTGTATGTCGGCGGCCGGCCCGGTTCGAACGCGGCGCTCAAGGCGCTGGTGGCGTCGGCCGGTGGCGAACTGGTCGTGCACGACGGCGGGGTGGAAGATCGCAAAGGCCTGCTGGCGGCTGCGCTGCCCGGCGCCGACCTGGTGGTCTTCCCGGTGGACTGCATCGATCACGATTCGATGAATATGCTCAAGCGGGTATGCGAGCGTCATCAGGTGGACTATCACCCGCTGCGCACGGCGAGCGTCGCCAGTTTTATCGATTTGTTCTCGCGCCTGCAAAGCGATCGGAGCGCGGCGCAGAACGCCGCGGCAAGCGCGCGACCGCCCTCGGCGTTTTGCCTGCGGCACGGCTAA
- a CDS encoding LysE family translocator, whose amino-acid sequence MAFSALLVFALALGVAAASPGPGIAALVSRVLTHGFRDVLPFLVAMWLSEVVWLTCAVAGLAVIARTFALLFTILKFAGVAYLLFLAWKMWFAPIGGEEAHLPSGQSPSRMFLAGLTIGFSNPKVMVFYLALLPTLVDISRVSVFAWFELTLTALAVLITVDLAWTLLAARARKLLTGRRAARIARRASATMMAGAAVAIATR is encoded by the coding sequence ATGGCGTTTTCCGCTTTGCTCGTGTTTGCGCTGGCCTTGGGTGTCGCGGCGGCGTCGCCCGGTCCGGGTATCGCCGCGCTCGTCTCGCGTGTGCTGACACACGGTTTCCGTGACGTGCTGCCGTTTCTCGTCGCCATGTGGCTCAGCGAGGTCGTGTGGCTCACCTGTGCGGTGGCCGGCCTGGCGGTGATTGCCCGCACCTTCGCACTGCTGTTCACGATCCTGAAGTTTGCCGGCGTCGCCTACCTGCTGTTTCTCGCCTGGAAAATGTGGTTTGCGCCCATCGGTGGCGAAGAAGCGCATCTGCCGAGCGGGCAATCGCCGTCACGCATGTTCCTTGCGGGCCTGACGATCGGTTTCAGCAATCCGAAAGTCATGGTTTTCTATCTTGCGCTGTTGCCCACCCTCGTGGATATTTCGCGTGTGAGCGTGTTCGCCTGGTTCGAACTGACATTGACGGCGCTCGCCGTCCTGATCACGGTAGATCTTGCCTGGACGCTGCTCGCCGCGCGTGCGCGCAAGCTGCTGACAGGCCGGCGCGCGGCCAGAATCGCCAGGCGGGCGAGCGCGACGATGATGGCAGGCGCAGCGGTGGCGATTGCCACACGCTAG
- a CDS encoding nuclear transport factor 2 family protein, with the protein MSHPHTELIERFYEAFQKCDAEAMGACYADDVVFSDPVFGELRGEEARDMWRMLVQRAQAFSLTFDAVEANERTGRAHWVARYLFSQTGRSVVNRIDAQFVFRDGRIAEHRDTFDLWRWSRQALGFKGMLLGWTPFVQRAIRAQARKGLDAYRARRA; encoded by the coding sequence ATGAGTCATCCCCACACCGAGTTGATCGAACGCTTCTATGAAGCCTTCCAGAAGTGCGACGCCGAAGCCATGGGCGCGTGCTATGCCGACGACGTCGTCTTCAGCGATCCCGTCTTCGGCGAGCTGCGCGGTGAAGAAGCGCGCGACATGTGGCGCATGCTGGTGCAGCGCGCCCAGGCGTTTTCGCTGACGTTCGACGCCGTCGAGGCCAACGAGCGCACCGGGCGTGCCCATTGGGTGGCGCGTTATCTGTTCAGCCAGACCGGCCGCAGCGTGGTCAACCGGATCGACGCGCAGTTCGTGTTCCGCGACGGCCGCATTGCCGAGCATCGCGATACCTTCGATCTGTGGCGCTGGTCGCGCCAGGCACTGGGATTCAAGGGGATGTTGCTGGGGTGGACACCTTTCGTGCAACGGGCGATCCGCGCGCAGGCGAGAAAGGGCCTCGATGCTTACCGGGCGAGGCGCGCCTGA
- a CDS encoding 2OG-Fe(II) oxygenase has protein sequence MPVVDAAWEDWLATNAKRGCTVDSMVEAMVGAGFDSLSASAAVQRALGAGLGGARTAEAEGGTQARLVKAAPADYQYDASPVPGGNLIRAFDRDVKVLMRCERPQVIVFGDVLSPDECAEMIERSRHRLKRSTTVNPETGQEDVIRNRTSEGIWFQRGEDAFIERIDQRIASLMNWPVENGEGLQILHYNTSGEYRPHFDYFPPDQQGSAVHTARGGQRVATLIVYLNDVENGGETIFPEAGLSVAGRQGGAVYFRYLNGLRQLDPLTLHGGAPVLGGEKWIMTKWMREREYR, from the coding sequence ATGCCTGTCGTGGATGCGGCCTGGGAGGATTGGCTGGCCACCAATGCGAAGCGCGGCTGCACCGTGGATTCGATGGTGGAAGCGATGGTTGGGGCGGGTTTCGATTCGCTGTCGGCGAGCGCGGCGGTGCAGCGCGCGCTCGGCGCTGGCTTGGGCGGAGCGAGGACGGCCGAGGCCGAAGGCGGTACCCAGGCGCGCCTCGTCAAGGCGGCGCCGGCCGATTACCAGTACGATGCGTCGCCGGTGCCGGGCGGCAATCTGATCCGCGCGTTCGACCGCGACGTGAAGGTGCTGATGCGTTGCGAGCGGCCGCAAGTGATCGTCTTTGGCGACGTGCTCTCGCCCGACGAGTGCGCCGAGATGATCGAGCGTTCGCGGCACCGACTCAAGCGTTCGACCACGGTCAACCCGGAGACGGGCCAGGAAGACGTGATCCGCAACCGCACCAGCGAGGGCATCTGGTTTCAGCGCGGGGAAGATGCGTTCATCGAACGTATCGACCAGCGGATCGCCAGCCTGATGAACTGGCCGGTCGAGAACGGTGAAGGCCTGCAGATTCTGCACTACAACACGAGCGGCGAATACCGCCCGCACTTCGACTATTTTCCGCCGGATCAGCAGGGCAGCGCTGTGCATACGGCACGCGGCGGCCAACGGGTGGCGACGCTCATCGTCTACCTCAACGATGTCGAGAACGGCGGAGAGACGATTTTTCCGGAGGCGGGGTTGTCGGTTGCCGGCAGACAGGGCGGTGCGGTGTATTTCCGCTACCTGAACGGCTTGCGGCAACTCGATCCGCTCACCCTGCACGGCGGTGCGCCGGTGCTGGGCGGCGAGAAATGGATCATGACGAAGTGGATGCGGGAGCGGGAGTACCGGTAA
- the leuA gene encoding 2-isopropylmalate synthase produces the protein MLKNPATKYRPFTPVNLPDRTWPSRTITHAPIWMSTDLRDGNQALFEPMNAQRKMRMFKTLVQIGFKEIEVAFPSASDTDFNFVRELIEGGHIPDDVTIEVLTQARDDLIERTFESLRGVPRAIVHLYNATAPEFRKIVFGLERDGVKQLAVNAARTMKRLVDATPETAFTLQYSPETFTATELDFAKEVCDAVFDVWQPTPERKAIVNLPATVEIGTPNFYADQIEWMHRNLARRDSLLLSVHPHNDRGTAVAAAELAVMAGADRIEGCLFGNGERTGNVDLVTLALNLYTQGVDPGLDFSHINEVARTAEECTQLPVHPRHPYVGDLVFTAFSGSHQDAIKKGFAVQKDDAVWEMPYLPVDPRDLGRTYDSIIRVNSQSGKGGIAYLLEQTHGVVLPRRLQVDFSSAVQRVTDDSGQEVSAQQIWEVFQDEYVRSVAPLRYIGHALSEDGGRERIKLTVDIAGVRTVLAGEGNGPLDALMHALRTPVRIQHYEERALTQGADAKAIAIAEMAGAQVVGNAFGVGIDANLITASIRAVISGINRAYARSDADAQAHFFDAVLREVGQDAERGKALQAG, from the coding sequence ATGTTGAAAAATCCCGCCACCAAGTACCGCCCCTTCACTCCCGTCAACTTGCCGGATCGCACCTGGCCCTCGCGCACCATCACGCATGCGCCGATCTGGATGAGCACCGATCTGCGCGACGGCAATCAGGCCTTGTTCGAGCCGATGAACGCCCAGCGCAAGATGCGCATGTTCAAGACGCTGGTGCAAATCGGCTTCAAGGAGATTGAAGTCGCTTTCCCGTCGGCGTCGGACACCGACTTCAATTTCGTGCGCGAGCTGATCGAAGGCGGCCATATCCCCGACGACGTGACGATCGAAGTGCTCACCCAGGCGCGCGACGACCTGATCGAACGCACCTTCGAATCGCTGCGCGGCGTTCCGCGTGCGATCGTCCACCTGTACAACGCCACCGCGCCGGAATTCCGCAAGATCGTCTTCGGACTCGAGCGCGATGGCGTCAAGCAACTGGCTGTGAACGCCGCGCGCACGATGAAGCGTCTGGTGGACGCGACGCCGGAAACGGCCTTCACGCTGCAATACAGCCCGGAGACCTTCACGGCCACCGAACTCGATTTCGCCAAGGAAGTCTGCGACGCGGTCTTCGACGTCTGGCAGCCGACGCCCGAGCGCAAGGCCATCGTCAACCTGCCGGCCACCGTCGAAATCGGCACGCCGAATTTCTACGCCGACCAGATCGAGTGGATGCATCGCAACCTCGCGCGACGCGACTCGCTGCTGCTGTCGGTCCATCCGCACAACGATCGCGGCACGGCGGTCGCGGCGGCGGAACTGGCCGTAATGGCCGGCGCCGACCGCATCGAAGGGTGCCTGTTCGGCAACGGCGAACGCACCGGTAACGTGGACCTCGTCACGCTCGCGCTCAATCTGTACACGCAAGGCGTCGATCCTGGCCTCGACTTCTCGCATATCAACGAAGTCGCCCGCACCGCCGAGGAATGCACGCAATTGCCGGTGCACCCGCGCCATCCGTATGTTGGAGACCTGGTATTCACGGCCTTCTCCGGCTCGCACCAGGACGCCATCAAGAAAGGCTTTGCCGTGCAGAAGGACGATGCGGTGTGGGAAATGCCCTATCTGCCGGTCGACCCGCGCGATCTGGGCCGCACCTACGATTCGATCATCCGCGTCAACAGCCAGTCGGGCAAAGGCGGCATCGCCTATCTGCTCGAGCAGACCCATGGTGTGGTGCTGCCGCGCCGTCTGCAGGTGGACTTCAGCTCGGCTGTCCAGCGGGTCACCGACGACAGCGGCCAGGAAGTCAGCGCCCAGCAGATCTGGGAAGTGTTCCAGGACGAGTACGTGCGCAGCGTCGCCCCGCTGCGCTACATCGGCCATGCACTCTCGGAAGACGGCGGCCGCGAACGCATCAAGCTGACGGTGGACATCGCCGGCGTGCGCACGGTGCTGGCCGGTGAAGGCAACGGCCCGCTCGACGCGCTGATGCACGCGCTGCGCACCCCTGTGCGGATCCAGCACTACGAGGAACGCGCGCTCACGCAAGGCGCCGACGCCAAAGCCATTGCGATTGCCGAAATGGCCGGCGCGCAAGTGGTGGGGAACGCGTTCGGCGTGGGCATCGACGCGAACCTGATTACGGCGTCGATCCGCGCCGTGATCAGCGGGATCAACCGTGCTTACGCGCGCTCGGATGCCGACGCGCAAGCGCATTTCTTCGATGCGGTGCTGCGCGAAGTCGGCCAGGACGCCGAGCGCGGCAAGGCGCTGCAAGCCGGGTAA